Proteins found in one Streptococcus criceti HS-6 genomic segment:
- a CDS encoding TIGR04197 family type VII secretion effector yields MSTIQSHMAAVNSHTSALHSVEGNLSGINEAGTDDQTTVSGNAKAHEAISEAAATVKELSTNLSALSDSFKSIAAGFESADQSATQSLHAQIL; encoded by the coding sequence ATGTCTACGATTCAAAGTCACATGGCCGCTGTCAACAGCCATACCAGCGCTCTTCACAGTGTTGAAGGGAACTTAAGCGGTATCAATGAAGCCGGAACCGATGATCAAACCACCGTTTCTGGCAACGCTAAAGCCCATGAAGCCATTTCAGAAGCAGCAGCGACTGTTAAGGAGCTCAGCACCAACCTATCTGCTCTCTCTGACAGTTTTAAAAGTATTGCGGCAGGCTTTGAGAGTGCCGATCAATCCGCTACTCAGAGTCTCCATGCCCAAATATTATGA
- a CDS encoding adenylosuccinate synthase: MTSVVVVRTQWGDEGKGKITDFLSQDAEVIARYQGGDNAGHTIVIDGKKFKLHLIPSGIFFPEKLAVIGNGVVINPKSLVKELDYLHAEGVSTDNLRISDRAHVILPYHIKLDQLQEAAKGDNKIGTTNKGIGPAYMDKAARVGIRIADLLDKDIFAERLKVNLAEKNRLFEKMYECSPLQFEDIFQEYYDYGQIIKDYVTDTSVILNDALDSGKRVLFEGAQGVMLDIDQGTYPFVTSSNPVAGGVTIGSGVGPSKINKVVGVCKAYTSRVGDGPFPTELNDETGDRIREIGHEYGTTTGRPRRVGWFDSVVMRHSRRVSGITNLSLNSIDVLSGLDTVKICVAYDLDGERIDHYPASLEQLKRCQPIYEELPGWSEDITGCRSLDELPEAARNYVRRVGELVGVRISTFSVGPDRDQTNILDSVWANI, encoded by the coding sequence ATGACATCAGTAGTAGTCGTCAGAACCCAGTGGGGAGACGAAGGTAAGGGAAAAATTACAGATTTTTTGAGTCAGGATGCAGAGGTCATCGCCCGCTATCAGGGGGGTGATAACGCTGGTCACACTATTGTGATTGATGGCAAGAAGTTCAAGCTTCACTTGATTCCATCAGGAATCTTCTTCCCAGAAAAACTGGCAGTTATTGGCAATGGTGTTGTGATCAATCCTAAGTCTTTGGTGAAAGAGTTAGATTATCTTCATGCAGAAGGTGTCAGCACTGATAACTTACGCATTTCGGATCGGGCCCATGTTATTCTCCCTTATCATATTAAATTGGACCAGCTGCAGGAGGCCGCTAAGGGAGATAATAAAATCGGAACAACCAACAAGGGTATCGGCCCTGCTTATATGGACAAAGCGGCCCGTGTCGGGATTCGTATTGCCGATCTTTTAGACAAAGACATTTTTGCAGAACGTTTAAAAGTTAATTTAGCTGAAAAAAATCGGCTCTTTGAAAAGATGTATGAATGTTCTCCCCTTCAATTTGAGGATATTTTCCAAGAATACTATGACTATGGTCAAATCATTAAGGACTATGTCACAGATACTTCTGTCATATTGAATGATGCCCTTGACAGCGGCAAACGCGTTCTTTTCGAAGGAGCACAAGGAGTTATGCTGGATATCGACCAAGGAACCTATCCTTTTGTCACCTCATCCAATCCCGTTGCCGGAGGAGTGACCATCGGTTCTGGTGTCGGACCAAGCAAGATTAACAAGGTTGTCGGAGTCTGCAAGGCTTATACCAGTCGTGTCGGAGATGGTCCTTTCCCGACAGAATTAAATGATGAAACGGGTGATCGTATTCGGGAGATTGGCCATGAATATGGGACAACAACAGGTCGCCCGCGCCGGGTTGGCTGGTTTGACTCCGTTGTCATGCGCCATAGCCGCCGGGTTTCAGGGATTACCAATCTTTCGCTGAATTCTATTGATGTTTTATCGGGCTTAGATACGGTGAAAATCTGTGTCGCTTACGATTTAGACGGTGAACGCATTGACCACTACCCAGCTAGCTTGGAACAGCTCAAACGCTGTCAGCCAATCTATGAAGAATTGCCGGGGTGGTCAGAAGACATTACTGGTTGCCGCAGTCTCGATGAACTGCCGGAAGCTGCTCGCAACTACGTTCGCCGTGTCGGTGAATTGGTCGGTGTCCGCATTTCGACTTTCTCAGTCGGACCGGACCGCGACCAAACCAACATTTTAGATAGTGTGTGGGCGAATATTTAA
- a CDS encoding IS30 family transposase, with product MQNYYTPKSKHLTLTERRIIERWLQEGLSNREIARRLAKAPQTIHNEVKRGQVRQQVRKGKFEVIYSADFAQKAYQNNRKRSVKQVSLTKGLKEKITHYIKQKYSPEMIVKAKGLPVPISTIYYWIHHGHLGLTKADMLYPRKEKTKKKHASPNFKPAGKSIEERPESINKRENVGDFEIDTVIQTRAKNECLLTLTDRKSRYQIIRLIPDKSTSSVNQALKAILRDYQINSITADNGAEFSRLAEVFDPAHIYYAHPYSSWERGTNENHNRLIRRWLPKGSKNATQQQVAFIENWINNYPKKLFNYKSPKEFLQTG from the coding sequence ATGCAAAACTATTATACACCAAAAAGTAAACATTTGACACTAACTGAACGTAGAATAATTGAACGTTGGCTTCAAGAAGGGCTCTCAAATCGTGAAATCGCTAGGAGATTGGCTAAAGCTCCTCAAACCATTCACAACGAAGTCAAACGTGGTCAGGTTAGACAACAAGTGCGTAAAGGAAAATTTGAGGTGATCTACTCAGCTGACTTCGCCCAAAAAGCCTATCAAAACAATCGTAAACGTTCTGTTAAACAAGTCTCCCTGACCAAGGGACTCAAAGAAAAGATAACTCACTACATCAAACAGAAATATTCTCCTGAGATGATAGTAAAGGCAAAAGGATTACCTGTTCCCATCTCCACTATTTACTACTGGATTCATCATGGACACTTAGGATTGACTAAAGCTGACATGCTTTATCCTCGCAAGGAGAAAACTAAGAAAAAGCATGCCAGTCCCAACTTTAAGCCAGCTGGAAAGTCTATCGAGGAACGACCAGAAAGCATTAACAAGCGTGAGAATGTTGGTGATTTTGAAATTGATACGGTTATTCAAACTCGGGCAAAAAACGAGTGCCTGTTGACTCTAACGGATAGAAAGAGTCGTTATCAAATCATTCGACTCATTCCCGATAAGTCCACGTCTTCAGTCAATCAAGCTCTGAAAGCAATCCTCAGGGATTATCAAATTAACTCTATCACAGCTGATAACGGGGCTGAATTCAGTCGTTTAGCAGAAGTTTTTGACCCTGCTCATATCTACTATGCCCACCCCTATTCTTCTTGGGAGCGTGGAACTAATGAGAATCATAATAGACTCATCCGGCGCTGGTTGCCTAAGGGAAGCAAAAATGCGACTCAACAACAAGTCGCATTTATTGAAAACTGGATTAACAACTATCCAAAGAAACTATTCAATTATAAATCTCCTAAAGAGTTTTTACAGACTGGCTAA
- the gshAB gene encoding bifunctional glutamate--cysteine ligase GshA/glutathione synthetase GshB — MTVDQILQNSSTSLPILQGTFGLEHESLRIDRQSNHLSQRSHPDRLGSRNFHPYIQTDYSEPQIELITPISQSTKEARRFLRAITDVAGRSIAKEDYLWPLSMPPQVSEDEIVIAHLEDAFEREYREHLAKVYGKRLQTISGIHYNFGLGTDLLNQLFQQSNYQDLVAFKNDLYLKLAQNFIKYRWFLTYLYGASPIAEKGFFDHDWDSPVRSIRNSSLGYVNHESVKISYSSLKQYVADIEACVADGRLIAEKEFYSPVRLRGSKRSRDFLERGITYLEFRCFDIDPFDQQGIAQETLDTVHLLVLALLWLDGPEAVDKELAAAEKLNEHIAKANPLEPLPNQAPIEDLLQAMRAVIEHFSLPPYYSQLVDQLETQLADPRLTIGGRLAKEIKGASLEEFGRKQGQTFSNLAWQAPYALKGFETMELSTQLIMFDVIQKGIQLEILDESDQFLKLTLGDHTEYVKNGNMTSKDSYIVPLAMENKTVTKKILRQAGFPVPEGAEFHCLEEALDDFARFSHTKGIVIKPKSTNFGLGISIFKDNVSQDDYTKAVKLAFAEDDSILVEDYVAGTEYRFFVLEGETLAVLLRQPANIIGDGHSTIKKLVDKKNSNPLRGTGHRSPLEKIELGEIERLMLEQQGYTLDSIPDKDSRINLRENSNISTGGDSIDMTEQMHPSYLELAAQMAEAMDAWVCGVDLIIPDYREPYSKEAANATCIELNFNPLMYMHTYCAQGPGQIVSTRVIEKLFPEL; from the coding sequence ATGACTGTCGACCAAATCCTACAAAATAGCTCCACCAGCCTTCCCATTCTCCAAGGGACTTTTGGACTGGAACATGAAAGTCTGAGGATTGACCGCCAAAGCAACCACCTGTCCCAAAGATCCCACCCTGATCGGCTGGGCTCACGCAATTTTCATCCCTATATTCAGACCGACTACAGCGAGCCTCAGATTGAACTGATTACACCAATCAGCCAATCGACCAAGGAAGCACGCCGCTTTTTGCGGGCTATCACAGATGTCGCTGGCCGTTCCATCGCTAAAGAAGACTATCTCTGGCCTCTATCTATGCCACCGCAGGTTAGCGAAGACGAGATCGTTATTGCTCACTTAGAGGATGCTTTTGAACGGGAATATCGGGAGCATCTCGCTAAAGTCTACGGTAAAAGATTGCAGACTATCTCAGGTATTCATTATAATTTTGGGCTGGGAACGGATTTATTGAACCAGCTTTTCCAGCAAAGTAATTATCAGGATTTGGTTGCCTTTAAAAATGATCTTTATCTCAAGCTGGCCCAAAACTTTATCAAGTACCGCTGGTTCCTGACCTATCTTTATGGAGCAAGTCCGATTGCGGAAAAAGGCTTCTTTGACCACGATTGGGATAGCCCTGTTCGCTCTATTCGCAACAGTTCACTGGGTTATGTTAACCATGAATCTGTCAAAATTTCCTACAGCAGCCTAAAACAGTATGTGGCAGACATCGAGGCCTGTGTGGCTGATGGGCGGCTGATTGCAGAAAAAGAATTTTACTCGCCGGTTCGCCTGCGCGGATCAAAACGCAGCCGAGACTTTTTGGAACGAGGGATTACTTATTTAGAATTTCGCTGCTTTGACATTGATCCCTTTGACCAGCAGGGAATTGCTCAAGAAACATTGGACACCGTTCACCTTCTGGTCCTAGCCCTGCTCTGGTTGGATGGTCCCGAAGCTGTTGATAAGGAACTGGCTGCTGCTGAAAAGCTAAATGAACACATTGCCAAGGCAAATCCTTTGGAGCCCCTGCCTAATCAGGCCCCTATCGAGGACCTGCTGCAGGCCATGCGAGCCGTTATTGAACACTTTAGCCTACCTCCTTATTATAGCCAGCTGGTCGACCAGCTGGAAACCCAATTGGCGGATCCTCGTTTGACTATTGGCGGCAGACTAGCTAAGGAAATCAAAGGGGCCTCTTTAGAAGAATTTGGCCGCAAACAAGGACAGACTTTCAGCAATCTAGCTTGGCAGGCGCCTTATGCTCTCAAGGGTTTTGAGACGATGGAACTATCAACCCAGCTTATCATGTTTGATGTCATTCAAAAGGGGATTCAGCTGGAAATCTTGGACGAAAGTGATCAATTCCTCAAATTGACCCTTGGCGATCATACCGAATATGTCAAAAATGGGAATATGACCTCTAAGGATAGCTATATTGTTCCCTTGGCCATGGAAAATAAAACCGTCACTAAAAAAATTCTGCGACAGGCTGGCTTTCCAGTTCCAGAGGGGGCCGAATTCCATTGCTTAGAGGAGGCTCTTGATGATTTTGCCCGTTTCAGTCATACGAAGGGGATCGTCATCAAACCTAAGAGTACAAATTTTGGGCTGGGTATCTCTATTTTTAAAGACAATGTCAGTCAAGATGATTATACCAAGGCTGTGAAGCTGGCTTTTGCGGAAGACGACAGCATTTTGGTTGAGGACTATGTTGCTGGAACTGAGTATCGCTTCTTTGTTTTAGAAGGGGAGACATTGGCTGTTCTTTTACGGCAGCCAGCCAATATCATTGGCGATGGACACTCTACCATCAAAAAGCTGGTTGACAAGAAAAACAGCAATCCTCTGCGCGGCACTGGCCACCGTTCACCCTTAGAAAAAATTGAGCTGGGAGAGATTGAACGGCTCATGTTAGAACAGCAAGGTTACACGCTTGACAGTATCCCAGACAAGGATAGCCGCATTAATCTGAGAGAGAATTCCAACATTTCAACTGGCGGAGATTCGATTGACATGACCGAGCAGATGCATCCCAGTTACCTAGAATTAGCTGCTCAAATGGCAGAAGCTATGGACGCCTGGGTCTGCGGTGTGGATCTCATCATCCCTGATTATCGAGAGCCCTATTCCAAAGAGGCTGCCAACGCTACCTGTATCGAGCTCAACTTCAACCCTCTCATGTATATGCACACCTACTGTGCTCAAGGGCCCGGACAGATTGTTTCAACTCGAGTTATTGAAAAACTTTTTCCAGAACTATAA
- a CDS encoding thiol reductase thioredoxin produces MSSFDQAVSLMEPISAAEARNRIAAQEKFILFIGRPTCPFCRRFAPKLGQAVQETGAEVYYLHSEDMSQIDDIQALRNRHGVATVPGLLVSQNGSVKVVCDSSLTPEDIKDFMG; encoded by the coding sequence ATGTCTAGTTTTGATCAAGCTGTATCGCTTATGGAACCTATTTCTGCGGCAGAAGCCCGCAATCGTATTGCTGCTCAAGAGAAGTTTATCCTTTTTATCGGCCGTCCGACCTGCCCATTTTGCCGGCGTTTTGCGCCTAAGCTGGGTCAGGCAGTGCAAGAGACAGGTGCTGAAGTTTACTACTTGCACAGTGAGGATATGTCACAAATCGATGATATTCAGGCCCTTCGCAATCGCCACGGCGTAGCCACAGTACCCGGACTTTTGGTCTCTCAAAATGGTTCTGTAAAAGTCGTTTGTGATTCATCATTAACACCAGAAGATATCAAAGATTTTATGGGTTAA
- the celB gene encoding PTS cellobiose transporter subunit IIC yields the protein MDEQKGFFGLLDKYLMGPMSYIAQFKVVRAITAAGMAAVPFTIVGSAFLVLSILPQAFSFWPVVADVFAASFDKVTPLYMVANYATMGSLSLYFVLAMAYELTKIYADEEELNLNPLNGALLALFAFIMTVPQIVFKGGVMNAVVSLKKDSVIADGWAMANGVTRFGTSGIFTGIIMAVVTVLLYRMCVKNNWVIKMPESVPEGVARGFTALIPGFVVAFTVIVINGILIIFGTDIFQVIGIPFSFVTKLTDTWLGLVVIYFLMQCLWIVGIHGANIITAFINPIILANMAANAKGAHYIVAGEFSNMFVIAGGSGATLGLVIWCAFRAKSAQISAIGKAAIVPGIFNINEPLIFGLPIIYNPALAIPFMLAPIASMSVYYLSMKLNFIHAVIAQVPWPTPIGIGAFLGTTDLKAIPVAFVCAIVAFLVYWPFIRRYDQKLLKEEQGA from the coding sequence ATGGATGAACAAAAAGGATTCTTCGGTTTATTAGATAAATATCTGATGGGCCCTATGAGTTATATTGCTCAGTTTAAAGTAGTGCGTGCTATCACGGCAGCGGGTATGGCGGCAGTGCCTTTCACCATCGTTGGATCAGCCTTCTTGGTATTGAGTATCTTGCCTCAGGCATTTTCATTCTGGCCAGTCGTAGCTGATGTGTTTGCAGCTTCCTTTGATAAAGTTACGCCACTTTATATGGTAGCTAACTACGCCACTATGGGATCTCTGTCTCTTTATTTTGTCCTAGCTATGGCTTACGAATTGACAAAAATTTATGCCGATGAAGAAGAATTGAATCTCAATCCTCTCAATGGTGCTCTCTTGGCTCTCTTTGCCTTTATCATGACAGTCCCTCAAATCGTCTTTAAGGGTGGTGTGATGAATGCTGTCGTCAGCTTAAAAAAAGATTCCGTTATTGCAGATGGTTGGGCTATGGCTAATGGTGTTACCCGCTTTGGTACAAGCGGTATCTTCACGGGTATCATTATGGCCGTTGTCACCGTTCTCCTTTATCGCATGTGTGTGAAGAATAACTGGGTTATTAAAATGCCAGAATCCGTTCCTGAAGGGGTAGCCCGTGGTTTTACTGCCCTTATTCCAGGATTTGTTGTTGCTTTCACCGTTATCGTCATTAACGGTATCCTAATTATATTTGGTACAGATATTTTCCAAGTAATTGGAATCCCATTTAGCTTTGTTACGAAACTGACTGATACTTGGTTAGGTCTCGTTGTTATTTATTTCCTGATGCAATGTCTTTGGATTGTGGGTATCCACGGTGCAAACATTATTACTGCCTTCATCAATCCGATTATCTTAGCTAACATGGCAGCCAATGCTAAAGGAGCACATTATATTGTTGCAGGTGAATTTTCAAATATGTTCGTTATCGCTGGTGGTTCCGGTGCAACCTTAGGATTAGTTATCTGGTGTGCCTTCCGGGCAAAATCAGCACAGATTAGTGCTATCGGTAAAGCAGCTATTGTCCCTGGTATCTTCAATATCAATGAACCCCTGATTTTTGGTTTGCCAATCATCTATAATCCAGCTCTAGCTATTCCATTCATGTTGGCACCGATTGCTTCCATGTCTGTATACTATTTGTCAATGAAATTAAACTTTATACATGCAGTCATTGCCCAAGTACCATGGCCAACGCCAATTGGTATTGGTGCCTTTCTTGGTACAACAGACCTTAAAGCTATTCCTGTAGCTTTCGTCTGTGCCATTGTAGCCTTCTTGGTTTATTGGCCATTTATCCGCCGTTATGACCAAAAACTTTTGAAAGAAGAGCAAGGTGCTTGA
- a CDS encoding PTS cellobiose transporter subunit IIA has protein sequence MNTEELQVAAFEIILNSGNARAIVHEAFDAMRQGDYDLAETKLDQANEEFLKAHQSQTELLQEYAGGTEIKVEIIMVHAQDHLMTTMTLREVALEMLELYKKLDKK, from the coding sequence ATGAATACAGAAGAGCTACAGGTTGCCGCATTTGAAATTATCCTCAATTCGGGGAATGCCCGTGCTATCGTTCATGAAGCCTTCGACGCCATGCGACAGGGTGACTATGATTTGGCGGAAACAAAGCTCGACCAAGCTAATGAAGAATTTCTGAAGGCTCATCAATCACAGACAGAACTTTTACAAGAATATGCAGGCGGGACTGAAATCAAGGTAGAAATTATCATGGTCCATGCCCAAGATCACCTAATGACAACCATGACCCTACGGGAAGTGGCGCTTGAAATGCTTGAGTTGTATAAAAAGCTTGATAAAAAGTAA